The Diorhabda carinulata isolate Delta chromosome 4, icDioCari1.1, whole genome shotgun sequence genomic interval TAAAGAATTCGAAATAATTCGAGTTTTAAAACAAGGAGTTGTaccaatttatttgaaaaaatacagatAACTGTTTTTCTTCGAATTTATTAATGCTAAAGCGTGgttttattattctgaatattaAGTTGAtgaactgaaattttaaaatgtattattatgaatatcatTTTAAAGACTCTGTTATTTTTACAAGGGGCAAATCTTGATGATTTATAACATCCTGACTTTTATCTTATACACTTAAcgtacataaaaaagaagaggagaataaaaattaataacacataaccttattaaaatgataaagtCAAACTtctaagttttatttttgttatatagttCAAAGAACTATTTATACTTACCAATGTCGCAAATTCTATTAATACATTTGATTCTCATTTGAAATGAATAGAGCGCTCCATGCTTCTAAAGAACTTAGTCGTCCGTTGCATTCTGCTGAAGCAATATTTTATAGACTTTTGTACAGAGTTATTTTCTAGTATATTGGACTATCTTAAAGACACAGTGGAGCATTTAATTATAGCCGGTTTAATTTACCTACTAACATGCATAGTTTTGTATTGGTGTATAAAAGTTTTCggaattataaatttcaatcgAGAACCAAGAAATTCAAAAcgaatattatttgttatagcCCATCCTGATGatgaatgtatgttttttggTCCAACCATTCTGTACTTTACTAAAAAAGAAGACTGCACTGTTTATATATTATGCTTATCTACTGGTgggtataaaaaaatcattgtaataTCACACTTGCACAATTATAGATTTCAATCCAAtattaaagatataaataaaatatcaagatactaaaaatacttattctATCCATTAGATTCTCATAATATtggttttgttaataaattttattacatatgaATTATTAGGTAGAAATTATGGAATGGGTGTAActagaaaaaaagaattatataaaGCTTGTAATGAATTAGGAATACcccctcaaaatatttttattcacaacCACACTCTTCTTCCTGATGCTATGGATGTTCGATGGCCCACAGATGTGATATCAGATATTGTCTTAAACTACATAGAAAGATTTAGTATAACAACTTTAGTAACATTTGATAGATATGGAGTATCTCTTCATAATAATCATTGCAGCATATACTATGCAGTGGCAAATCTTATTTTAGACCACAAGTTACCTAGGGGTGAGTATTAGGCATAATTAATAAACATGGGGAAATGAATAGATctgattatcatttattttcaggTTGTGGTGTTTATGTACTTGACAGTACAAATATTATTAGGAAGTATTGGTTGTTGATGGATATTCCTTTATCATTCATATTTTCTCGATTTAGGTAAGTTTTTTAGGagtaaaaatatttgcaaaaaaattgattttgaagtGGTTTCAATTTATGTTTGAATTTACTAGAGTTGTGGCATGCCTCATCatgcattaataaaaattattctcctATAGAAGGTGCATACCACATACAGTTTAAAATGTCTGACAAGCAGCTGCTGGAAGTTCTACCTGAATCACaactaatttcataaaatctTCCAAACTAATACTTCCTTAGATCTAATACTTCATCTGTAGTGTCTAACAATAGATTGGAAAACTGCATTTTGATGAATGTGATGATTCAGTGTTTGGTACAAAGTGACTTTGATTGCCTACATtcacaaaatcgatttttacttGTCACTGGTGCTCTTGTCCAGTGTTCTTTGGTTATTAACTGTCTCACAAATCCATACCAGTGCTCTAGACCGAATAAGTTATATCACTACAAGTTGATATAAAATGGAACTTGTGGAAAGTCTCGCTCTACAAATACTATAAGAGCAGCTCATTCTTGGCTCatagattttatattttctttggtattttGGATGTTGTCTCCACCAATGTAAACAGCAAAATGGagtcataaataatttaaatttttcataattttctattttattagtatTGTGAAAATGAGGCTTTCTATCTAGTTAAcacaaaaatcatatttcaaaagatgattattattattatattatatataatatatattataaaaagatttttgacAATGATAAGTTTGAGCCTCTACTTGGTGGAGGTACATACCataaaatatttggatgaaatttaattacagcttaatataattctatttttctcttgatttttgatggaaaattgaTTGTTGCAGATTCATGGTAGATATAGCAGATAGGTCATTAATACATAAAGCGATGAAAAAGCATGCTTCTCAAATAAAGTGGTTTCGATGCCTATATATGTACTTCAGCAGGTACATGTTGATTAATACATTACAACAGATGAACTTGGTGGATATAGAACTGGATTTGGAGATAGAAGATTGAAAAACCCTTTTCAATAAGTCgaattaaaatttcatgtacATTGGATATAGTTATAAATTAAGAATCAagcattttaaataaatattgatacttATATccaaagtgaaaataaaattgagttttataatgcattatataatttttataacagaaaaaagATACATTAAATTACATAGTTCAAAAAAGGAAGAATCTGAATAATTCTGTTTATTTATATGTGGAAGCAGATCCGGACTGACCAGATCCGTAGGGCCCCTGAAGGATCTCATCAATTGTTGATGAAGAGTTCTTGATCAGTGAAGACAGTGTAAAACCTGCTATATTCTTTAATCTTATTTTACTATGGCCAATTGTTTTTCTCGAACCGGTCGTCCAATATTTAGTCAATCTGGGACTACATTAGCCTTTAATTGGCTCTCAAGATTTATACTATTCTGGGCCTGCACTGAAAGTTACTTATTTTAACACTTATATATTCTGGTGGACGTTTTCATTTATATTACTTTTATAATggtaagaaaaaatatgaagtttgGAAAATCCGTCTGACCTTTAATGccttttataatgttttttattaatatatacacATAGAGTACCTATTATTCTATAGCTCTATGTTTTGCTgtttaaaacatgaaaaataaacttttcattctttcagtttaatttttattataatttaaatttagcaGACCCTTTAAGTTAGCACGTAGATTAACTTACTTCGAAAGAATCTTCATAACAAATCCAATTGCAAGTACTTGGAAGAACTTTATTATCTCTCTTCATAGACTTACACCACTGTTTCCGTATTGTCTCTCCTTTTGTTAGCCATTcagaggagcaactcctatatcagtGCCAATTCAAACTAATCTTCctcctataaaaaaattccctTATTCCACCTAAAAATTATCCAACGATCTTTATCTCTCTCCTTTTAGCACTTTAATGAATATAGTTATCGGCGCTGAAGACGTAGCTTATCGGCCGAGCCGCTGCAAGGAAAACGTGTGGAGCGATgtatttattcgaattttcataattaattgtGAAGTAACTGTGAATGCTaaagaaaccaaataaattgCAAAATCAAGTTATAGAGTACCCGTTTCTATAACATTATAATACAAAGCTCTTTTT includes:
- the LOC130893403 gene encoding N-acetylglucosaminyl-phosphatidylinositol de-N-acetylase, giving the protein MLLKNLVVRCILLKQYFIDFCTELFSSILDYLKDTVEHLIIAGLIYLLTCIVLYWCIKVFGIINFNREPRNSKRILFVIAHPDDECMFFGPTILYFTKKEDCTVYILCLSTGRNYGMGVTRKKELYKACNELGIPPQNIFIHNHTLLPDAMDVRWPTDVISDIVLNYIERFSITTLVTFDRYGVSLHNNHCSIYYAVANLILDHKLPRGCGVYVLDSTNIIRKYWLLMDIPLSFIFSRFRFMVDIADRSLIHKAMKKHASQIKWFRCLYMYFSRYMLINTLQQMNLVDIELDLEIED